The nucleotide window GCCGCTTCTTCGGGAATTCCTGATCCTGGAGAACGGCTTGCCAAGCCACGACACGTTCAGCCGGGTGTTCCGGCTGCTCGATCCGCAGGCCTTCGGGCAGGCCTTCGGCGCCTTCCTGGCCGAGCTCGGCGCGGAGGGGGCGGGGGTGCTCGCCATCGACGGCAAGACCCTGCGCCGCTCCTTCGACCCCGCCGCGGGGCGCTCGGCGCTGCATGTGGTGACCGCCTTCGGGCAGAGGCGCGGGTCAGCTTCGGGCAACGGGCGCTGGCGGCGGGCGAGAACGAGATCACGGCGGCCCGCGCGCTGCTCGCCACCCTGGCGCTCGATGGCGCGCTGGTCACCGCCGATGCCATCCACGCCCAGGCCGATACGGCGCAGCTGGTGCTGGACCAGGGCGGGACTACCTGTTCGCGCTGAAGGCGAACCGCCCGGCCATGCTGGCCGAGGTGGCGGCCTTCTTCGCCGATCCGCCCGAGGCGCTCGCCGCCCACACCACCACCGAGGCTGACCACGGCCGGATCGAGACCCGCCACCACCGCGTAACCCATTGCGTCGACTGGATCTTCGGGGACCGCGCCGAGCCCGGCGCACCCGCCATGCCCGGCCTCGCCACCCTCGCCTGCGTCATCGCAACGCGCGACGGCGGACCGCCCTCGACCCGATACTACCTGAGTTCCGCCCGCCTCGCCCCCCAGGCCTTCGCCGCCGCCGTCCGCGCCCACTGGGCCATCGAAAACAGCCTCCACTGGGTGCTCGACGTCACCTTCGACGAGGACCGCGCCCGAAACCGCGCCGACAACGGCCCCGAAAACCTCGCCATCCTCCGCCGCCTCGCCCTCAACATCCTCAACACCGCCTTGCCAGAAATGCCCGTCTCACGAAAACGAAAGCGCGCAGGATGGTCCGATAACTTCGCAAGATCCATCATCGGCCAAATGCGATAGCCCTGGGGGCGCGGCGCGGGGCGCTTGCCGAATCACCCGCAGTCGGGCTTGATTTCCTGCGGTGTGCCTGCCTGTGCCCAACAAAGGATATGTTGTTCCAGTGAAGCTGTTTTCCGGCCCCCCGCTCTCGCAATTCGCCGCCCCGGCCGCCCCCGGGCGGGCCGATATCCGGCTGGTGCCGATCCCGCGGCTGGCAGCCGGCGGGCGCTGGCGGGTCGAGGCGATGCGCAGCTATTCCGAACCGCTGCTGCTGTGGTTCACCCGCGGCCAGGGCCGCATCACCGTGGCCGGCGTCACCCGCGGCTATGGCGCGCATAACGCGGTCTTCATTCCCGCCGGCGTGATGCACGGCTTCGAGATCGGCCACCAGGTGCATGGCACCGCGCTGTTCTTCGGGCGCGAAAGCGATCCTGGCCTGCCGCGCACCCCCCAGCACCTGCGTATCCGCGAGGCGATCGCGCAGGGCGAGCTGTCCGGGGTCCTCGATGCGGTGCAGCGCGAGATGGAGAGCACGAAGCCCGGGCATGAGCGGGCGGCACGGCACCACCTCGGCCTTGTCGGCGTCTGGCTGGAACGGCAGATGGCCGATGCCGCCGCCGATCCGGCCGCGGCCCCCCGCCCCGATGCCGCGCGGCGGCTGGCCAACCGCTTCGCCGCGCTGCTGGAGCGCAAGTATC belongs to Frigidibacter mobilis and includes:
- a CDS encoding helix-turn-helix transcriptional regulator: MKLFSGPPLSQFAAPAAPGRADIRLVPIPRLAAGGRWRVEAMRSYSEPLLLWFTRGQGRITVAGVTRGYGAHNAVFIPAGVMHGFEIGHQVHGTALFFGRESDPGLPRTPQHLRIREAIAQGELSGVLDAVQREMESTKPGHERAARHHLGLVGVWLERQMADAAADPAAAPRPDAARRLANRFAALLERKYRSGLKVGDLAAELGVTPTHLTRVCNRTCGRTAHELLADRRMHEARRLLADTRLPVRDVSASLGFASPAYFTRAFQGSTGKTPSDFRRQT